From Streptomyces sp. NBC_00690, a single genomic window includes:
- the pglW gene encoding BREX system serine/threonine kinase PglW, which yields MREGRWTTVTESEFDHERRGLEAIREQLPDADPWRAWSNFTFTANTGHVREVDLLVIAPGGVFMIELKNWHGTLTSENGTWIQTAPHGGRRPHGNPLHLVNKKAKELAGLLGQNGKRVWVGEAVCFTEGSLRVRLPAHDENGVHTVAELVEMLKQPPRDERRRITAVSSREIKSVLERVGIRRSDAEYKVGPYQLERKSLDSGETWADYEGRHTDLHKEVRVRIYLRERGSDASIRRSVDDAARREAAVLSRFRHPGVVQLTQYDPSGHSAGPALIFDYHPKTLRLDEYLLQYGEKLDILGRMALVRQLAETMRSAHSSRIHHRALAARSVHVIPRARGARGANAQPSGEDAAWLTPHLQISDWQIATQRTANSSTGQSMTRFAPTALSAIHLSEGSDAYLAPELTARNADPVYLDVYGLGVLTYLLVTGKAPAASQAELLTRLEAGEGLRPSALVDGLSEDIDDLVQAATAYRPGQRLSTVDEFLEMLELVEDSLTAPAAAPTSPEAPEKDPLEAVAGDVLGGRWEVRRRLGTGSTSRAFLVRDLEAEARRTRPLAVLKVALSDSRGEILVHEAGVMGRLRPDSRVIRLVEPEPLRIGGRTLLALEYVGDEREESTPGAGAEGTDTATTARARGREETVARQLRERGRLQIDQLEAYGDYLFGAVDFLEGESVWHRDIKPDNIAIRIRPNRTRELVLIDFSLAGYPAKDYEAGTEGYLDPFIGTLTRTAYDAHAERYAVAVTLHQMASGELPKWGDGSVLPRMTDQKKHPHPTLAADAFEPAVRDGLVAFFRKALHRDAARRFPELKPMRDAWKRIFLDATQIVPSSHRSRHPETSEPLKPGQPGQQGQPGPSGPAVIADAEPITAEEQRERLAADVTRDTHLSAAGLTPAAEAFLYGLGITAVGGLLDYSRRKLLNAPGLGAKTRGEVQRRQREWGDRLHGTPVSPLTPRGRAEAKEELAQLTATESALLGRVATDGDPGLGTSALRSVSLDTLATIFVPELNNNRSNHSKVEMVRLLLRLPDERGELPGIGVWPRQKDVADALALSTGRIPQLLKEERKRWKKHPAVQALRAEIVDLLVGLGRVASAAEIADALAVRRGTQLSEREQRRALALAAVRAVVEVEQLVPEEAELRHQPNRKATEEALGAGFLALDVREDDAPDTPTAPGLLDYAVRLGRRADRLAKLDTLPTATTVLGELSTLTPPPGTVEWDERRLVELAAAASLNAAATPRLEIYPRDLPLVRALRLTQAGLVRLIPGVPEGRQPGVTGEDVHERVRARFPELVLRDPRGTATHELPTGGPLTKALRDAGFDLTLSTREDTRTLRYLPARMDGASSYLTTGAWRQATEVGLVTRYSDDPLMAGAVRAEERLTASARRDGYRILTVHQHRSRHAVRGLCDARIGAQAVSVTDLFLDALHALVPEGTKPTWETLLKADAAEPGTRGAVKFAEYARTAWGSVEPRIRELLGAGTGPVLLTDAAVFARYDAMGVLDRLAEASRQGGRGLWLLVPQPDPSREPRLGQAAVAYQAGLGEWIELPDSWVNNTHRGGDLRVNMG from the coding sequence ATGCGGGAAGGCCGGTGGACCACGGTCACCGAGTCCGAGTTCGATCACGAGCGTCGGGGTCTGGAGGCCATCCGGGAGCAACTGCCGGATGCCGACCCGTGGCGGGCCTGGTCGAACTTCACCTTCACCGCGAACACCGGGCACGTCCGGGAGGTCGATCTCCTCGTCATCGCCCCCGGTGGCGTCTTCATGATTGAGCTGAAAAACTGGCACGGCACCCTGACCAGCGAGAACGGCACCTGGATTCAGACCGCTCCGCATGGTGGCCGCCGCCCGCACGGCAACCCGCTGCACCTGGTCAACAAGAAGGCGAAGGAACTGGCGGGCCTCCTCGGGCAGAACGGCAAGCGCGTATGGGTCGGTGAGGCCGTCTGCTTCACCGAGGGCTCACTGCGGGTCCGACTCCCCGCCCACGACGAGAACGGCGTTCACACCGTCGCCGAACTGGTCGAGATGCTGAAGCAGCCCCCGCGCGACGAACGCCGACGCATCACAGCCGTCAGCTCGCGCGAGATCAAGTCCGTCCTGGAGCGCGTCGGCATCCGCCGCAGCGACGCCGAATACAAGGTCGGCCCCTACCAGTTGGAGCGGAAGTCCCTCGACTCCGGGGAGACCTGGGCGGACTACGAGGGCCGTCACACCGACCTGCACAAGGAGGTCAGGGTCCGCATCTATCTGCGGGAGCGCGGCTCGGACGCCTCGATACGACGGTCCGTGGACGACGCCGCCCGCAGGGAAGCCGCGGTACTGAGCCGATTCCGTCACCCCGGCGTCGTCCAGCTCACCCAGTACGACCCCTCAGGGCATTCGGCGGGTCCCGCGCTGATCTTCGACTACCACCCCAAGACCCTGCGCCTGGACGAATACCTCCTCCAGTACGGGGAGAAGCTCGACATCCTCGGCCGGATGGCGCTCGTCCGACAACTGGCCGAGACCATGCGCTCCGCGCACTCCAGCCGCATCCACCACCGGGCACTCGCCGCCAGATCCGTCCATGTGATCCCCCGCGCCCGAGGCGCCCGGGGCGCGAACGCGCAGCCCTCCGGCGAGGACGCGGCCTGGCTCACCCCACACCTCCAGATCTCCGACTGGCAGATCGCCACCCAGCGCACCGCGAACAGCAGCACCGGGCAGAGCATGACCCGTTTCGCCCCGACGGCACTCTCCGCCATCCACCTCTCCGAGGGCTCCGACGCCTACCTCGCCCCCGAACTGACCGCCCGTAACGCCGACCCCGTCTATCTGGACGTCTACGGCCTCGGAGTCCTCACCTATCTCCTGGTCACCGGCAAGGCACCAGCCGCGAGCCAGGCCGAGTTGCTGACCCGACTAGAGGCCGGCGAGGGGCTGCGCCCCAGCGCGCTGGTGGACGGTCTCTCCGAGGACATCGACGACTTGGTGCAGGCCGCCACCGCCTACCGCCCCGGGCAGCGGCTCTCCACGGTCGATGAATTCCTGGAGATGCTGGAACTCGTCGAGGACTCCCTCACCGCCCCGGCCGCCGCCCCCACCTCCCCCGAGGCGCCCGAGAAGGACCCGCTGGAGGCCGTCGCGGGCGATGTACTGGGAGGCCGCTGGGAGGTCCGCCGCCGACTGGGCACCGGCTCGACCAGCCGAGCCTTCCTCGTCCGCGACCTGGAGGCCGAGGCGCGCAGAACACGCCCGCTGGCCGTCCTCAAGGTCGCACTCTCCGACAGCCGGGGCGAGATCCTCGTCCACGAGGCCGGAGTGATGGGACGGCTGCGCCCGGACTCCCGCGTCATCCGGCTCGTCGAGCCGGAGCCCCTGCGCATCGGCGGCCGTACGCTCCTCGCCCTGGAGTACGTGGGCGACGAGCGGGAGGAAAGCACACCAGGAGCCGGCGCGGAGGGCACCGACACGGCGACCACTGCCCGCGCCCGGGGCCGTGAGGAGACCGTCGCCCGGCAGCTCCGTGAGCGCGGACGGCTCCAGATCGACCAACTGGAGGCGTACGGCGACTACCTCTTCGGCGCCGTCGACTTCCTGGAGGGCGAGAGCGTCTGGCACCGCGACATCAAGCCCGACAACATCGCGATACGCATCCGCCCCAACCGCACCCGCGAACTGGTCCTCATCGACTTCTCCCTCGCCGGATACCCGGCCAAGGACTACGAGGCGGGCACCGAGGGCTATCTCGACCCGTTCATCGGCACCCTGACCCGCACCGCGTACGACGCCCACGCCGAGCGGTACGCGGTCGCCGTCACCCTCCACCAGATGGCCTCGGGCGAACTGCCCAAGTGGGGCGACGGCTCCGTCCTGCCCCGGATGACCGACCAGAAGAAGCACCCGCACCCCACCCTCGCCGCGGACGCCTTCGAGCCCGCCGTACGGGACGGCCTGGTCGCCTTCTTCCGCAAGGCCCTGCACCGCGACGCAGCCCGACGCTTCCCCGAGCTGAAGCCGATGCGGGACGCCTGGAAGCGAATATTCCTGGACGCCACGCAGATCGTGCCCTCCAGCCACCGCTCCCGGCACCCCGAGACCTCTGAACCCCTCAAGCCCGGACAGCCGGGGCAGCAAGGACAGCCGGGACCGTCAGGTCCTGCCGTCATCGCGGACGCCGAACCCATCACGGCGGAGGAGCAGCGCGAGCGGCTGGCCGCGGACGTCACCCGCGACACCCATCTCTCGGCTGCCGGCCTCACCCCGGCTGCCGAAGCGTTCCTCTACGGACTGGGCATCACCGCTGTCGGAGGGCTTCTCGACTACAGCCGCCGCAAGCTCCTCAACGCCCCGGGCCTGGGCGCGAAGACCCGCGGTGAGGTACAGCGCCGCCAACGCGAGTGGGGCGACCGCCTGCACGGCACACCCGTCTCGCCACTGACCCCGCGCGGCCGAGCGGAGGCGAAGGAGGAACTGGCCCAGCTCACCGCCACCGAATCCGCCCTGCTCGGCAGGGTCGCCACCGACGGGGACCCGGGCTTGGGTACCTCCGCCCTGCGCTCGGTCAGCCTGGACACCCTCGCCACCATCTTCGTCCCGGAGCTCAACAACAACCGCTCCAACCACAGCAAGGTCGAGATGGTCCGGCTGCTGCTGCGCCTCCCCGACGAGCGCGGCGAACTCCCCGGCATCGGCGTCTGGCCCCGGCAGAAGGACGTCGCCGACGCGCTCGCCCTGTCGACCGGCCGTATCCCGCAGCTGTTGAAGGAGGAACGCAAGCGCTGGAAGAAGCACCCGGCCGTGCAGGCGCTGCGCGCGGAGATCGTGGATCTCCTGGTGGGCCTGGGCCGGGTCGCCTCCGCAGCCGAGATCGCCGACGCCCTCGCGGTACGGCGCGGTACGCAGCTCTCCGAGCGCGAGCAGCGGCGGGCGCTGGCGCTGGCCGCGGTACGGGCGGTGGTGGAGGTGGAGCAACTGGTGCCGGAGGAGGCCGAGCTACGACACCAACCCAACCGCAAGGCCACCGAGGAGGCCCTCGGTGCGGGGTTCCTCGCCCTGGACGTCCGCGAGGACGACGCCCCCGACACCCCGACCGCTCCGGGCCTGCTCGACTATGCGGTCCGGCTGGGCCGCCGGGCCGACCGCCTCGCCAAACTGGACACCCTGCCCACCGCGACCACGGTCCTCGGCGAACTGAGCACACTGACCCCGCCGCCGGGCACGGTCGAGTGGGACGAACGACGGCTGGTGGAGCTGGCCGCCGCTGCCTCCCTCAACGCGGCGGCGACACCCCGACTGGAGATCTACCCCCGTGATCTGCCGCTGGTACGGGCCCTGCGACTGACCCAGGCCGGGCTGGTGCGACTGATCCCGGGTGTGCCGGAAGGCAGGCAGCCGGGCGTGACCGGTGAGGATGTGCACGAGCGGGTACGAGCGCGCTTCCCCGAACTCGTCCTGCGCGACCCCCGCGGCACGGCCACCCATGAACTGCCGACGGGCGGTCCGTTGACGAAGGCGCTGCGGGACGCGGGATTCGACCTCACCCTCTCCACCCGTGAGGACACCCGTACCCTGCGGTATCTGCCCGCGCGGATGGACGGCGCGTCCAGCTATCTGACCACCGGCGCTTGGCGACAGGCCACCGAGGTCGGCTTGGTGACGCGCTACTCCGACGATCCGCTGATGGCGGGCGCGGTACGCGCCGAGGAACGCCTGACCGCCTCGGCCCGGCGCGACGGCTACCGCATTCTGACGGTGCACCAGCACCGTTCCCGCCATGCCGTACGCGGGCTGTGTGACGCCCGTATCGGCGCTCAGGCCGTCTCGGTCACGGACCTCTTCCTGGACGCCCTGCACGCCTTGGTCCCCGAGGGTACGAAGCCCACCTGGGAGACCCTGCTCAAGGCGGACGCGGCCGAGCCCGGCACCCGGGGCGCGGTGAAGTTCGCCGAGTACGCGCGGACCGCCTGGGGTTCGGTGGAACCCCGGATACGTGAACTCCTCGGCGCGGGTACGGGCCCGGTCCTGCTGACGGACGCCGCGGTGTTCGCCCGGTACGACGCGATGGGCGTCCTGGACCGGCTCGCGGAGGCTTCCCGACAGGGCGGCCGGGGCCTGTGGCTGCTGGTCCCACAGCCGGACCCGTCACGCGAACCGCGACTCGGTCAGGCCGCGGTGGCGTATCAGGCGGGGCTGGGGGAGTGGATCGAACTCCCTGATTCATGGGTGAACAACACCCACCGCGGCGGCGATCTTCGTGTGAACATGGGCTAA
- a CDS encoding transglycosylase domain-containing protein, which translates to MPSWKLTSGLLSLFFGALAGLFALVYVQVEIPSAHDSARRQATVYYWADGSRMVSVGDVNRQDVELHQVPESVQRAVIAAENADFYDDSGISVSGIVRAAVNIVKGKETQGGSTITQQYVKNTYLSQDQTVQRKVKEVFLSLKVSNQRPKTEVLAGYLNTSWFGRDAYGIQAASYAYYGIPAKDLNPGQGALLAAVLKGADSYDPSLSAANHRRAVDRWSWILDRQVETGTLSAEERALYKEFPEPKPPVKPTSQAGQVGYLVDIANKYIKSRSGVTDKDLAGGGYRVHTTFEKANVLALTKAVDKVRADHLDPKARADDHHVEVGAASVRPRDGAIVAVYGGSDAIKHFSNNADTSGVPAASAFKPFVYAAALEQGLADRSAEAPDLGPLTPPSIGVPPALAMNLGSSLVDSDHTPFVEVGKEIGLKKIKELAVASGLREASMAKLEPTFSIGTSTPSAVRLASAYTTFINEGRATEPYSVTKVERDGVAVDGFDLTPKRRAMSPDVATIVSEALRRVGWMTIGTTKDNRSHIPSWAGKTGPNDRMKSAWFIGATEELSTSVAMFRTKPDVPQLLPMQGVGGPDSERGSAFPPLIWQAYHESVATPVDTAGGRPQGS; encoded by the coding sequence ATGCCCTCCTGGAAGCTGACCTCCGGTCTGTTATCGCTCTTCTTCGGCGCTCTCGCCGGCCTCTTCGCCCTCGTTTACGTACAAGTGGAGATCCCGAGCGCGCATGACTCCGCCCGCCGGCAGGCCACCGTCTACTACTGGGCGGACGGCAGCCGAATGGTGAGCGTGGGTGATGTGAACCGGCAGGACGTCGAGCTCCACCAGGTGCCCGAATCCGTCCAGCGCGCCGTCATCGCGGCGGAGAACGCGGACTTCTACGACGACTCGGGCATCTCGGTGTCGGGCATCGTCCGAGCAGCGGTCAACATCGTCAAGGGCAAGGAGACCCAGGGCGGTTCGACGATCACCCAGCAGTATGTGAAGAACACGTATCTGAGCCAGGACCAGACCGTCCAGCGCAAGGTCAAGGAAGTCTTCCTCTCCCTGAAGGTCAGCAACCAGCGGCCCAAGACCGAGGTCCTTGCGGGGTACCTCAACACCTCGTGGTTCGGCCGTGACGCCTATGGCATCCAGGCCGCGTCGTACGCCTACTACGGCATCCCCGCCAAGGACCTGAACCCCGGTCAGGGCGCCCTGCTGGCCGCCGTCCTCAAGGGCGCGGACAGCTACGACCCCTCGCTGAGCGCCGCCAACCACCGACGGGCCGTGGACCGCTGGAGCTGGATCCTGGACCGCCAGGTCGAGACGGGCACGCTGAGCGCCGAGGAACGCGCGCTGTACAAGGAGTTCCCCGAGCCGAAGCCCCCGGTCAAACCGACCAGTCAGGCCGGGCAGGTCGGGTATCTCGTCGACATCGCCAACAAGTACATCAAGAGCCGCAGCGGGGTGACGGACAAGGACCTCGCCGGTGGCGGCTACCGCGTCCACACCACCTTCGAGAAGGCCAACGTCCTTGCCCTGACCAAGGCCGTCGACAAGGTGCGCGCCGACCATCTGGACCCCAAGGCGCGTGCGGACGACCACCATGTGGAGGTCGGCGCCGCCTCGGTCCGCCCCAGGGACGGAGCGATCGTCGCGGTCTACGGAGGCTCCGACGCGATCAAGCACTTCAGTAACAACGCGGACACCTCAGGCGTACCTGCCGCCTCGGCGTTCAAACCGTTCGTGTACGCAGCCGCCCTGGAGCAGGGGCTCGCAGACCGTTCCGCCGAGGCCCCCGACCTGGGCCCGCTGACGCCGCCGTCGATCGGTGTGCCGCCGGCCCTGGCCATGAACCTCGGCTCGTCCCTGGTCGACTCGGACCACACACCGTTCGTGGAGGTCGGCAAGGAGATCGGACTGAAGAAGATCAAAGAGCTCGCGGTCGCATCGGGACTGCGCGAGGCGAGCATGGCCAAGCTGGAGCCGACCTTCTCGATCGGCACCTCCACCCCCAGCGCCGTCCGGCTGGCCAGTGCCTACACGACCTTCATCAACGAAGGCCGGGCCACCGAGCCCTACTCGGTGACCAAGGTCGAGCGCGACGGCGTCGCGGTCGACGGCTTCGACCTGACGCCGAAGCGACGGGCCATGAGCCCCGACGTGGCCACGATCGTCAGCGAGGCACTCCGCCGCGTGGGTTGGATGACGATCGGGACGACGAAGGACAACAGGTCCCACATTCCGTCCTGGGCGGGCAAGACGGGTCCGAACGACCGTATGAAGTCGGCCTGGTTCATCGGAGCGACCGAGGAACTGAGCACATCGGTGGCGATGTTCCGCACGAAGCCCGATGTGCCGCAACTACTGCCCATGCAGGGAGTGGGCGGCCCCGATTCGGAGCGGGGCAGCGCCTTCCCACCCCTGATCTGGCAGGCGTACCACGAGTCGGTGGCAACACCCGTGGACACAGCGGGCGGACGCCCTCAGGGGTCGTGA
- a CDS encoding MFS transporter, whose protein sequence is MHTLETNRLPEKLWSRDFTLLFAARTISVLGDQMLIPTAITVAVLQAGYGVIGVGYALAAHTAPLALFVIFGGVLVDRFTPIRVMIVADTARLILHGILAASFAMGKPSLLLIVTLLALGGIGTAAFQPGYVSVIPRTARDVQKANAAIRVAESLMTVAGPAFAGLLLAFSSVSVVLIVDASTFGISALCLLALRLKIPRSTQRTSIRRDLVQGWLEFSSRTWLWGVIVIFMLYQVTVNGPFVVLGQSLITIEHGESALGFIMSMFGLGSVLGGLLAVRLKPPHPLRAGAIAMVSTVFGLLAVALQLSPPMIAVGYALWGVGAAFWLVMFHSSVQTKIPPDVLGRVHAYDVAGSLVMRPVGQMAAGPAALWVGAIPVLFFSSAMLMVTVVLLLAFPAIRNLRRSDRVAPRSQYDPAP, encoded by the coding sequence GTGCACACCCTCGAAACGAACCGGTTGCCCGAGAAGCTCTGGTCGCGAGACTTCACACTCCTCTTCGCAGCCCGGACCATTTCCGTACTCGGCGATCAGATGCTCATTCCGACCGCGATCACCGTAGCGGTGCTCCAGGCCGGGTACGGCGTGATCGGCGTGGGGTACGCACTGGCCGCGCACACCGCACCACTGGCACTCTTCGTGATCTTCGGCGGTGTGCTCGTGGACCGATTCACGCCGATAAGGGTCATGATCGTCGCGGACACGGCCCGACTGATCCTCCACGGCATCCTCGCTGCGTCCTTCGCCATGGGCAAGCCCAGCCTCTTGCTGATCGTCACACTCCTCGCGCTGGGCGGAATCGGCACGGCCGCCTTCCAACCCGGATACGTGAGCGTCATTCCGCGGACCGCCCGCGACGTCCAGAAGGCCAACGCCGCGATCCGTGTCGCCGAGTCGCTCATGACAGTGGCCGGGCCCGCCTTCGCCGGGCTGCTCCTCGCCTTCTCGTCCGTTTCGGTCGTCCTGATCGTCGACGCCTCGACGTTCGGGATCAGCGCCCTGTGTCTGCTCGCCCTCCGCCTGAAGATTCCCCGATCGACGCAGCGGACCTCCATCCGCCGGGACCTCGTCCAGGGCTGGCTGGAGTTCTCTTCGCGGACCTGGCTCTGGGGCGTCATCGTGATCTTCATGCTGTACCAGGTCACCGTGAACGGGCCGTTCGTCGTCCTCGGGCAGAGCCTCATCACCATCGAACACGGCGAGAGCGCCCTCGGTTTCATCATGTCGATGTTCGGCCTCGGCAGTGTTCTGGGTGGACTCCTGGCCGTGCGCCTGAAGCCGCCGCATCCCCTCAGGGCGGGCGCCATCGCCATGGTCAGCACCGTCTTCGGTCTGCTCGCTGTCGCCCTGCAACTGTCCCCGCCGATGATCGCGGTCGGCTATGCCCTGTGGGGCGTGGGTGCGGCGTTCTGGCTGGTGATGTTCCACTCCAGCGTGCAGACGAAGATCCCCCCCGATGTACTCGGCCGGGTGCACGCCTACGACGTCGCGGGATCGCTCGTCATGCGACCGGTGGGGCAGATGGCCGCCGGACCCGCAGCACTCTGGGTCGGCGCCATCCCGGTGCTCTTCTTCTCCTCGGCCATGCTCATGGTCACCGTCGTCCTGCTGCTCGCCTTTCCGGCGATCCGGAACCTTCGACGCAGCGACCGAGTCGCCCCTCGTAGCCAGTACGACCCGGCACCTTGA